A region from the bacterium genome encodes:
- a CDS encoding 7-carboxy-7-deazaguanine synthase QueE — protein MKGRIIEIFSSVQGEGLWLGIEQIFVRFHGCKLKCSYCDTPLTHHAITKSRVEVFPYTQEFENHALEYGVEELNATLSSFKLQSIAITGGEPLEQVEFLEAWLPTLKTQYQILLETSGIEVEAFKLIKQYVDMASMDIKLPSSSGEKPYWKEHDLFLEQTLPHKVYAKIVFNEKMTPEEEGHLETLFNKYPELPVVFQPVSPLRSINLQEALLKARRFSQKFGPRIRVIPQVHKYLAVM, from the coding sequence GTGAAAGGCCGTATCATCGAAATTTTTTCCTCCGTTCAGGGGGAGGGCTTGTGGTTGGGAATTGAACAAATTTTTGTACGTTTTCATGGCTGTAAACTCAAATGCTCCTATTGTGATACGCCCCTCACGCATCACGCGATTACAAAATCACGTGTTGAAGTTTTTCCTTATACTCAAGAATTTGAAAATCATGCTTTGGAATATGGTGTGGAAGAACTCAACGCCACGCTTTCTTCTTTTAAACTTCAATCCATAGCTATTACCGGTGGTGAACCACTAGAGCAGGTAGAGTTTTTGGAAGCATGGCTTCCTACGCTAAAAACCCAGTACCAAATTCTTTTGGAAACCAGTGGAATAGAGGTGGAAGCCTTTAAACTTATTAAGCAATACGTGGATATGGCCAGCATGGATATTAAGCTTCCTTCTTCAAGCGGAGAAAAACCCTATTGGAAAGAGCATGATTTGTTTTTGGAACAAACATTACCCCATAAGGTTTATGCCAAAATTGTATTTAACGAAAAAATGACCCCTGAAGAAGAGGGGCATCTGGAAACGCTTTTTAACAAATATCCCGAACTTCCTGTTGTTTTTCAGCCGGTATCACCGCTGAGAAGCATAAATCTTCAAGAAGCGCTTTTAAAGGCGCGCCGGTTTTCCCAAAAATTTGGCCCTCGCATCCGGGTAATTCCTCAGGTCCATAAATATCTGGCCGTCATGTAG
- a CDS encoding deoxyguanosinetriphosphate triphosphohydrolase, whose translation MPIQTRDEYEKFEKAHLAPYAVASLDSSGRMYKEEEHPLRSRFQRDRDRIIHSRAFRRLEYKTQVFVNHEGDYYRTRLTHTLEVAQIARTIARGLKLNEDLAESISLAHDLGHTPFGHSGQDVMNHLMKTFGGFEHNRQSFRVVTLLEDRYPDFPGLNLTYEVLEGITKHVTEYDMPDGSFFTRKGYPTLEAQVANFADEIAYNNHDIDDGLKSGMIVLKDLKTIELWEDNFQIVKKKYPDHHLNHQISQTVRMIINYLVMDLMEETIRNIGSKKIKSSDDVKEKGLNCVSFSPAVKKKNHELKRFLLNKMYRHYRVIRMADKAERIITELFKAYTHNSKILPPDFLERYQKKTRSPKEDLSKEKIERIVCDYIAGMTDRFALDEYKKLFDPHEKV comes from the coding sequence ATGCCTATTCAAACACGGGACGAATACGAAAAATTTGAAAAAGCCCATCTGGCACCCTATGCCGTGGCCAGCCTCGACTCATCCGGTCGTATGTATAAGGAAGAGGAGCATCCCTTACGAAGTCGTTTTCAGCGCGATCGTGATCGCATTATCCATTCCCGTGCTTTTCGTCGCCTCGAATATAAAACCCAGGTTTTTGTGAATCACGAGGGCGATTATTATCGTACCCGTTTAACCCATACTTTAGAAGTAGCCCAAATTGCCCGCACCATTGCTCGGGGACTCAAACTCAATGAAGATTTAGCCGAAAGTATTTCTCTAGCTCACGATTTAGGCCACACTCCCTTTGGGCATTCGGGTCAGGATGTGATGAACCATTTGATGAAAACGTTTGGTGGTTTTGAGCATAACCGGCAGTCTTTTCGTGTGGTTACTTTATTAGAAGACCGTTACCCTGATTTTCCGGGGCTTAATCTCACCTATGAAGTTCTTGAAGGCATTACCAAACATGTGACCGAATACGACATGCCTGATGGTTCTTTTTTTACACGCAAGGGTTATCCCACGCTAGAAGCCCAGGTGGCTAATTTTGCCGATGAAATTGCCTATAACAATCACGATATCGACGATGGCTTAAAGTCGGGTATGATTGTGCTGAAAGATTTAAAAACAATTGAGTTATGGGAAGATAATTTTCAAATTGTTAAAAAGAAATACCCCGATCACCATCTCAATCACCAAATATCACAGACGGTAAGGATGATCATCAACTATTTGGTGATGGATTTGATGGAAGAAACTATTCGTAATATTGGATCTAAAAAAATTAAGAGTTCTGACGATGTAAAAGAAAAAGGGCTTAACTGCGTGTCTTTTTCGCCTGCTGTTAAAAAGAAAAATCACGAGTTAAAACGGTTTTTGCTGAATAAAATGTACAGGCATTATCGGGTGATACGCATGGCCGATAAAGCCGAGAGGATTATTACTGAACTTTTTAAAGCGTACACACACAATTCTAAAATTTTACCTCCCGATTTTCTGGAACGATATCAAAAGAAAACAAGGTCGCCAAAAGAAGATCTCTCGAAAGAAAAAATTGAACGGATTGTGTGCGATTATATTGCTGGTATGACCGACCGTTTTGCTTTGGATGAATATAAGAAGCTTTTTGACCCTCATGAAAAAGTTTAG
- a CDS encoding outer membrane lipoprotein-sorting protein gives MIKSFSYFILFVFLCPVVYAQTGLEIIEAQNNSNKGYKTEFIAGTFVTTEKNKSVTERGFEIYREESGKTLLIVTSPDDVKGAKLLSLGQDIQWLYLPSLGKTRRLASGTQNGFFLGTEFTHEDLAPKNTALYDYNLLKNETIGNKDCTVVEAIPARTSSSYSKTISWITTNTYQTLKTEFYAKNNTLLKTAVFEHYARLEGKFWRPLEVTMTETKSGRFTTMRLKSHTIGQTFPESTFKMEALTR, from the coding sequence ATGATAAAATCCTTTTCCTATTTTATTCTTTTTGTATTTTTATGCCCTGTTGTTTATGCACAAACAGGATTAGAAATAATTGAAGCTCAAAATAATTCTAATAAGGGATATAAAACCGAATTTATTGCTGGTACTTTTGTTACCACAGAAAAAAACAAAAGCGTTACAGAACGCGGGTTTGAAATTTACCGCGAAGAAAGCGGAAAAACCTTACTTATAGTAACCTCTCCAGACGATGTAAAAGGGGCTAAACTTTTAAGTTTGGGCCAAGATATTCAATGGCTGTATTTGCCATCGTTGGGTAAAACACGAAGACTTGCATCCGGCACCCAAAACGGATTTTTTTTGGGCACCGAATTTACTCATGAAGATTTAGCTCCAAAAAATACCGCTTTGTACGATTATAATTTATTAAAAAATGAAACAATAGGTAACAAAGATTGTACTGTTGTTGAAGCCATCCCGGCACGTACATCCTCCTCTTACTCTAAAACCATTTCGTGGATTACCACCAATACCTATCAAACTTTAAAAACAGAATTTTATGCCAAAAATAACACTCTTTTAAAAACAGCTGTATTTGAGCATTACGCAAGGCTTGAAGGTAAATTTTGGAGACCTTTAGAAGTAACCATGACCGAAACCAAAAGTGGGCGCTTTACCACCATGCGTCTTAAAAGCCACACTATTGGCCAAACATTTCCCGAAAGTACGTTTAAAATGGAGGCTCTAACGCGATGA
- a CDS encoding NAD-dependent epimerase/dehydratase family protein — translation MKAFVIGATGIIGNHVVRSLVARGLPVRVFSRGLTPSKNLEDLNTVEIVKGDLYDTDSLARAMEGCTHLFHTAPYYPLNMFDTPGHLKSAMQGIESVLTAAKKVGIKRMVYTSTLTTIGKPHHSTELADETCVYDLTAKQPHPYFAIKPLMEARMREAALKGEMDVVMVNPTGCFGPYELKPVELCLIPQLINKKIPAYIECPMNVVNVADVGEGHVLAMEKGRSGERYILGGFNTTTGDTIKKICEVAGVSPPKVKVPVKMALVPTLLSEYMARMTHSIPKLTSLGIRFAQYGQHLSIQKAVTELGYQPTSMEKCYEKAINWYQKIGYC, via the coding sequence ATGAAAGCATTTGTTATTGGGGCAACGGGTATTATTGGTAATCATGTGGTGCGCAGCCTTGTGGCCCGTGGGCTTCCTGTCCGTGTGTTTTCGCGCGGGCTTACGCCGTCTAAAAATTTAGAAGATTTAAACACGGTGGAAATCGTCAAAGGTGATTTGTACGACACCGATTCGCTGGCGCGCGCCATGGAAGGCTGTACTCATCTTTTTCACACCGCTCCTTATTATCCGCTCAACATGTTTGATACGCCTGGGCATCTTAAAAGTGCCATGCAGGGGATTGAATCGGTTCTGACCGCTGCAAAAAAAGTGGGTATTAAACGCATGGTGTATACCAGCACGCTCACCACCATTGGCAAACCGCATCACTCCACAGAACTGGCCGATGAAACCTGTGTTTATGATTTAACGGCCAAACAGCCTCACCCTTACTTTGCCATCAAGCCTCTTATGGAAGCCCGTATGCGTGAGGCAGCTTTAAAGGGGGAGATGGATGTGGTGATGGTAAACCCAACCGGCTGTTTTGGGCCCTACGAGCTTAAACCAGTGGAATTGTGCCTTATCCCTCAACTCATCAATAAAAAGATACCGGCTTATATCGAGTGCCCTATGAACGTGGTGAACGTGGCCGATGTGGGTGAAGGGCATGTGCTAGCCATGGAAAAGGGGCGTTCGGGCGAACGTTATATTTTGGGAGGTTTTAACACCACCACTGGCGATACTATTAAAAAAATATGTGAGGTAGCGGGAGTATCGCCGCCTAAAGTTAAAGTACCGGTTAAAATGGCTTTGGTGCCTACCTTGCTTTCGGAATATATGGCTCGAATGACTCATTCTATTCCCAAATTAACAAGTTTAGGAATTCGATTTGCTCAATATGGCCAGCATTTATCCATTCAAAAAGCGGTGACCGAGTTAGGATATCAGCCCACTTCCATGGAAAAATGCTATGAAAAAGCCATTAATTGGTACCAAAAAATAGGATATTGTTGA
- the hemW gene encoding radical SAM family heme chaperone HemW, protein MFLYIHFPYCLYKCVYCDFNSYASKAHNIPFKEYNETLKKDFLHKLPFYPKQPLKTIFFGGGTPSLMEPSGVRDLLDFIRGHVGFESDIEITLEANPKTIALDKLKAFRDAGINRISLGVQNLNEKYLQSFGRIHSAQDALTAMDDIMEAGFKNWSVDLIFGFPGETLDEWTKTLEKILTYSMPHLSAYAFTVEEEAPYGKMVREGRAVKPNQDLQDDLFWLTRKKMQKAGFMAYEVSNFAKPGYQSRHNINYWRYGAFIGIGAGAYGQYFTGEEACFAKRLFTVKTPDLYQKAVGCGDAFYTEEKISKKTAMFEYLMMGLRLEDGVKADDFEEKFGVPLLDVYGKAVDEARRRGLITTDGFCLTREGIGLLNTVLLLFQGE, encoded by the coding sequence ATGTTTCTCTATATTCATTTTCCCTATTGTCTGTACAAGTGCGTTTATTGCGATTTTAATTCGTATGCAAGTAAAGCTCATAATATTCCATTTAAGGAATATAACGAGACGCTTAAAAAAGATTTTTTACACAAGCTGCCCTTTTACCCAAAGCAACCACTTAAAACTATTTTTTTTGGAGGAGGAACGCCTTCGTTAATGGAGCCTTCCGGCGTGCGTGATCTTCTTGATTTTATAAGAGGGCATGTAGGGTTTGAATCGGATATTGAAATTACCCTGGAAGCAAATCCTAAAACGATTGCACTCGATAAGCTAAAAGCTTTTAGAGATGCTGGTATTAATCGCATCTCTCTGGGTGTTCAAAATTTAAACGAAAAGTATTTGCAAAGCTTTGGCCGTATTCATTCCGCCCAAGATGCCTTAACGGCTATGGATGATATTATGGAGGCCGGTTTTAAAAATTGGAGCGTAGATCTTATTTTTGGTTTTCCCGGCGAAACTTTAGATGAGTGGACAAAAACCCTGGAGAAAATTCTTACTTATTCCATGCCGCATCTTTCGGCCTATGCCTTTACGGTGGAAGAAGAAGCCCCCTACGGTAAAATGGTGAGAGAAGGGCGTGCTGTAAAGCCCAATCAGGATCTTCAGGACGATTTGTTTTGGCTAACCCGTAAAAAGATGCAGAAAGCCGGTTTTATGGCTTACGAAGTATCTAATTTTGCAAAGCCAGGCTACCAGTCGCGCCATAATATAAACTACTGGCGTTATGGCGCCTTTATAGGCATTGGTGCGGGGGCTTATGGGCAATACTTTACGGGGGAGGAAGCTTGTTTTGCCAAGCGTTTGTTTACCGTTAAAACTCCCGATTTATATCAAAAAGCAGTGGGTTGCGGAGATGCTTTTTATACAGAAGAAAAGATATCTAAAAAAACAGCCATGTTTGAGTATCTGATGATGGGTTTGCGTTTGGAAGATGGGGTTAAGGCAGACGATTTTGAAGAGAAATTTGGGGTGCCACTGTTGGATGTTTATGGAAAAGCTGTTGATGAAGCGCGGAGGAGAGGGTTGATAACGACGGATGGTTTTTGTTTAACACGGGAGGGGATTGGGTTACTTAATACGGTGTTGCTTTTGTTCCAGGGAGAGTAA
- the queC gene encoding 7-cyano-7-deazaguanine synthase QueC has translation MKTSHPSSITLLSGGLDSYASFHWARENTDIVCAVTFDYGQFAAPQEMAVAKKICERYEVNHRIIELTWFKGMTGQGLIDKKVMLPALSENDLDNVNITKNTAKQVWIPNRNGVFINVTASLAEEKMANMLVVGFNAEEAVTFPDNSLAFVEKSNQALAYSTLNQVKVMAPMGDKNKTEIVKWLLKNDVPLDLLWSCYQAEQKMCGVCESCLRLKRALKSAGASASMEVLF, from the coding sequence ATGAAAACATCTCATCCATCATCCATTACTCTTTTGTCGGGCGGTCTTGATTCATATGCTTCATTTCATTGGGCACGCGAAAATACCGATATTGTTTGTGCCGTTACTTTTGATTATGGGCAGTTTGCTGCTCCTCAAGAAATGGCAGTAGCTAAGAAAATATGCGAACGTTACGAGGTAAATCACCGTATTATTGAGTTGACGTGGTTTAAAGGAATGACTGGGCAGGGATTAATTGACAAAAAAGTAATGTTGCCGGCTCTTAGCGAAAATGATTTGGATAATGTGAACATTACTAAAAATACGGCCAAACAAGTGTGGATTCCCAACCGTAATGGTGTGTTTATTAATGTGACAGCCTCTCTTGCCGAGGAAAAAATGGCTAATATGCTGGTTGTGGGTTTTAATGCTGAAGAGGCCGTTACTTTTCCTGATAACTCTTTAGCTTTTGTTGAAAAAAGTAATCAGGCATTGGCTTATTCTACACTCAATCAGGTAAAAGTGATGGCGCCCATGGGAGATAAAAATAAAACAGAAATTGTTAAATGGCTTCTTAAAAATGACGTTCCCCTCGATCTCTTGTGGAGTTGTTATCAGGCCGAACAAAAAATGTGTGGGGTTTGTGAATCGTGTTTGCGTCTTAAGCGTGCCCTCAAGTCGGCCGGGGCTAGTGCTTCTATGGAGGTTTTGTTTTGA
- a CDS encoding DUF366 family protein translates to MNIHFIEKETAYNGSQLRSHFILNNTGLYGDGIVAFIGPCDVKLDHMVDLEDVIAKKSIYSESMLHFIVEHFDMDLERMVLRQRLLISLIQTELLDQLDQKIVRRGDDLYLDEYKLTVSIATTTPVSCVIHTGININSNNTPVLTQGLNDFGINPQAFARAVMNRYAEEIAGVTKACTKVRGVQ, encoded by the coding sequence TTGAATATCCATTTTATAGAAAAAGAAACAGCTTACAATGGCTCGCAGTTGCGCTCCCATTTTATTTTAAATAATACGGGGTTATATGGCGACGGGATTGTGGCCTTTATTGGCCCTTGTGATGTTAAGCTTGATCACATGGTAGATTTGGAAGATGTGATTGCTAAAAAAAGTATTTATTCGGAAAGCATGCTTCATTTCATTGTTGAACATTTTGATATGGATTTGGAGCGCATGGTGTTACGTCAGCGACTTCTGATTTCGCTGATACAAACGGAACTTCTCGATCAATTAGACCAAAAGATTGTACGTCGTGGGGATGATCTTTATTTAGATGAATATAAGCTCACGGTTTCTATTGCCACTACTACGCCCGTATCGTGTGTGATTCATACCGGCATCAATATTAATAGTAACAATACACCTGTACTCACCCAAGGCTTAAATGATTTTGGTATTAACCCGCAGGCCTTTGCCCGCGCGGTGATGAACCGTTATGCCGAAGAAATAGCGGGTGTGACTAAAGCCTGTACCAAAGTAAGAGGGGTTCAGTGA
- the leuC gene encoding 3-isopropylmalate dehydratase large subunit: MNKKTLYDKVWENHVVTTLPDGSTLLYIDRHLVHEVTSPQAFEGIKLAGRKVRRPDLTFATMDHNVPTKDKTNIKDAIAKAQIETLEKNCNETGVTLYGLNSDKQGIVHVIGPELGITLPGATIVCGDSHTSTHGAFGALAFGIGTSEVEHVLATQCLVQKKAKNFRVNFIGKPAAWVTAKDFVLKLIGEIGTAGGTGYVLEFAGEAIRNLSMEARMTICNMSIEAGARAGMIAPDETTFAYVSNSNRPFAPKGKKLEEAIAFWKKLVSDEGAHFDREITIDVSKMAPQVTWGTSPSMVTSVDDIVPFPDKAKNVTAGDAEKALEYMGLKAGTKITDITIDTVFIGSCTNSRIEDLRAAANILKGKKVNGKVRALIVPGSEQVKKQAELEGLDKIFLESGAEWREAGCSMCLAMNPDKLKPQERCASTSNRNFEGRQGTGGRTHLVGPEMAAAAAVAGHFVDLRNWK, encoded by the coding sequence ATGAACAAAAAAACTCTATACGACAAAGTATGGGAAAACCACGTGGTAACTACACTTCCCGATGGTTCTACCCTCCTCTATATCGATCGTCACTTGGTGCACGAGGTAACAAGTCCTCAGGCTTTTGAAGGCATTAAACTGGCCGGTCGCAAGGTACGCCGTCCCGATTTAACCTTTGCCACCATGGACCATAACGTTCCTACAAAAGACAAAACAAATATTAAAGACGCAATTGCCAAAGCGCAAATTGAAACGCTGGAAAAAAATTGTAACGAAACCGGTGTTACGCTTTATGGCCTTAACTCCGATAAACAAGGCATTGTGCATGTGATTGGCCCCGAATTAGGTATTACGTTACCTGGAGCCACTATTGTTTGCGGTGACTCACACACATCTACTCATGGTGCTTTTGGAGCATTAGCTTTTGGTATTGGCACAAGCGAAGTAGAGCATGTGCTAGCCACACAATGTTTGGTTCAAAAGAAAGCAAAAAACTTTCGTGTAAATTTTATTGGTAAACCGGCCGCCTGGGTAACAGCCAAAGATTTTGTATTAAAACTCATTGGCGAAATTGGAACCGCCGGTGGCACCGGTTATGTATTAGAATTTGCCGGTGAAGCCATACGCAATTTATCCATGGAAGCACGCATGACCATTTGTAACATGAGCATCGAAGCCGGTGCCCGTGCCGGCATGATTGCCCCCGACGAAACAACTTTTGCCTATGTTTCAAATTCTAACCGTCCCTTTGCTCCCAAAGGAAAAAAACTGGAAGAAGCCATTGCCTTTTGGAAAAAACTGGTAAGTGACGAAGGCGCTCATTTTGATCGTGAAATTACCATTGATGTATCCAAAATGGCCCCGCAAGTAACCTGGGGAACCAGCCCGTCGATGGTAACCAGCGTAGATGATATTGTGCCCTTCCCTGATAAAGCCAAAAACGTTACTGCTGGCGATGCCGAAAAAGCACTCGAATACATGGGACTTAAAGCAGGAACCAAAATTACCGACATTACCATTGATACTGTGTTTATTGGCAGCTGTACCAACTCACGCATTGAAGACTTGCGTGCCGCCGCCAACATTTTAAAAGGTAAAAAGGTAAATGGAAAAGTACGCGCTTTAATTGTGCCTGGCAGTGAACAGGTTAAAAAACAAGCCGAGCTTGAAGGTTTGGATAAAATCTTTTTGGAATCGGGCGCCGAATGGCGCGAAGCCGGTTGTAGCATGTGCTTAGCCATGAACCCGGATAAATTAAAACCGCAGGAACGTTGCGCTTCTACCTCTAACCGTAACTTTGAAGGTCGTCAGGGCACAGGCGGACGCACACATCTTGTAGGCCCCGAAATGGCTGCGGCGGCTGCAGTTGCCGGACACTTTGTTGATTTAAGGAATTGGAAATAA
- a CDS encoding DUF1285 domain-containing protein: MENRIKKAREDEVIKLDGEGNWFHGEFPILHDRTIQFLYKNIERDDQGFYYLTGEDKPVYFKVEEVPFWVVKIERTIAGYLITLTDGGMELLQPDSMWVGKNDALYCVVKGDIPAKFSRAAYNDITRDLQKEGAKYILALGKKRHPLATKAPDGIVLGSKDLKHAGAKKPERDLKAYYQEKITSESEASSKKAKGSEKKKKQKQKVEKKAKKVKAAKKQLKKPAKKPQKKAAKKKLKK; encoded by the coding sequence ATGGAAAACCGCATTAAAAAGGCTCGGGAAGACGAAGTTATTAAATTAGATGGGGAAGGTAACTGGTTTCATGGCGAATTTCCCATTTTACACGACCGAACTATTCAATTTTTATACAAAAATATCGAACGCGACGACCAAGGCTTTTACTATTTAACGGGTGAAGATAAACCCGTATATTTTAAAGTAGAAGAAGTTCCTTTTTGGGTGGTGAAAATTGAGCGTACTATTGCCGGTTATTTGATCACCTTAACTGATGGCGGTATGGAATTGCTCCAGCCCGATTCGATGTGGGTGGGAAAAAATGATGCTCTTTATTGTGTGGTAAAGGGTGATATCCCGGCCAAGTTTTCTCGGGCGGCCTATAACGACATCACGCGCGATTTGCAAAAAGAAGGGGCTAAATACATTTTGGCGTTGGGTAAAAAGCGTCATCCTTTAGCAACTAAAGCCCCCGATGGTATTGTTTTAGGCAGTAAAGATTTAAAACATGCCGGTGCCAAAAAACCTGAACGTGATTTAAAAGCTTATTACCAAGAAAAAATTACTTCCGAATCAGAGGCTTCTTCCAAAAAAGCAAAGGGTTCCGAGAAAAAGAAAAAGCAAAAGCAAAAAGTAGAAAAAAAGGCCAAAAAAGTAAAAGCTGCCAAAAAACAGCTAAAAAAACCCGCCAAGAAGCCTCAAAAAAAAGCCGCTAAGAAGAAATTAAAAAAATAA
- the leuD gene encoding 3-isopropylmalate dehydratase small subunit yields MEPFKTHTGIVSLLDRGNIDTDQIISKEFLKSIKKTGFGESLFEHWKRKPDGSLNPDFELNNPAYKGTSILVAGNNFGCGSSREHAVWAIAQYGYKVVLAPQKKSDGEIIPGFADIFKNNSSKNGLLLIELSEEQYATIKGIVLKNPGIKATVNLENKTVSFLTQPETTFSFSIDEAVRKKLLEGLDDIGISLKFTDAIDKFEKTHENYRAAS; encoded by the coding sequence ATGGAACCATTTAAAACCCATACAGGCATTGTTTCGCTACTCGATCGCGGTAATATTGATACCGACCAAATCATTTCAAAAGAATTTTTGAAATCGATCAAAAAAACCGGTTTTGGAGAATCTCTTTTTGAGCATTGGAAAAGAAAACCGGATGGCAGTCTTAACCCCGATTTTGAACTCAATAATCCTGCCTATAAAGGCACCTCTATTTTGGTTGCCGGCAATAATTTTGGTTGTGGTTCTTCGCGCGAACACGCTGTTTGGGCCATTGCTCAATACGGTTATAAAGTAGTATTAGCCCCTCAAAAGAAAAGTGACGGCGAAATTATTCCCGGCTTTGCCGATATCTTTAAAAACAATTCTTCTAAAAACGGTTTATTGCTTATTGAACTAAGCGAAGAGCAATATGCCACCATTAAAGGTATTGTCTTAAAAAACCCCGGCATTAAAGCTACGGTAAATTTGGAAAACAAAACCGTTTCCTTCCTTACCCAGCCCGAAACAACTTTTTCGTTTTCTATTGATGAAGCCGTGCGTAAAAAATTGCTAGAAGGCCTAGATGACATTGGTATTTCACTCAAATTTACCGATGCCATCGATAAATTTGAAAAGACGCACGAAAACTACAGAGCCGCGTCTTAA
- a CDS encoding DnaJ domain-containing protein, with protein sequence MNFKRAVKILEIDDQVSPSVLKTSFRKLALKYHPDRNLGDIKAEKKFRDCLDAYNFLVEHIANFSDVTEIDEAKSYADKIVNLDNVFDDIFGFSSQGRILGFHAPQNVELPLTTFVLGLNQKMTLAVYELCPQCEGKGSRHQAIDRVCSYCFGRGSITAKSGNTSFPKKCTKCKGRGRVIENPCLTCDGFGKKGSSKKVDVHNAAGFWPGETYTWTVKDFKGKQYEAFVHLTLPVRTFFHVENGTLVCHYPVTSKDWQTDIEFPTPWGWHRLKISDKPERLAQAGLMQNPGTREKSALVIFFKEVKLKDAERLKKEFLKEVSFCNPYYGYVEKIPWYKKFFT encoded by the coding sequence TTGAACTTTAAGCGGGCGGTTAAAATTTTGGAAATTGACGATCAGGTTTCGCCTTCTGTTCTTAAAACTTCTTTTCGTAAATTAGCCCTTAAGTATCATCCCGATCGAAATCTTGGCGATATCAAGGCCGAAAAAAAGTTCCGTGACTGTCTTGATGCCTATAATTTTTTGGTGGAGCACATTGCCAATTTTTCGGATGTTACCGAAATAGACGAGGCTAAATCGTATGCCGATAAAATAGTTAATTTAGACAATGTGTTTGATGATATTTTTGGTTTTTCTAGCCAGGGGCGCATTTTAGGGTTTCATGCTCCCCAAAATGTAGAACTGCCACTTACTACTTTTGTTTTAGGTTTAAACCAAAAAATGACTCTTGCTGTTTATGAGTTATGCCCGCAATGCGAGGGCAAAGGCTCGCGTCATCAGGCTATAGACCGTGTTTGTTCGTACTGCTTTGGCCGTGGTTCTATTACAGCCAAAAGCGGCAATACTTCGTTCCCTAAAAAATGTACCAAGTGTAAAGGTCGAGGGCGGGTGATAGAAAACCCGTGTTTAACCTGCGATGGTTTTGGCAAAAAGGGTTCTTCCAAAAAGGTAGATGTGCATAACGCGGCGGGTTTTTGGCCTGGAGAAACCTATACCTGGACAGTGAAAGACTTTAAAGGAAAACAATATGAGGCTTTTGTACATTTAACACTGCCTGTACGCACATTCTTTCATGTTGAAAACGGTACTTTGGTATGCCATTACCCTGTTACATCTAAAGATTGGCAAACTGACATTGAATTTCCAACACCGTGGGGCTGGCATAGGCTTAAAATTAGCGATAAACCAGAACGTTTGGCGCAAGCGGGCTTGATGCAAAACCCAGGAACGCGGGAAAAATCGGCCCTGGTAATTTTTTTTAAGGAAGTAAAATTAAAGGATGCCGAGCGCTTAAAAAAAGAATTTTTAAAAGAAGTAAGTTTTTGTAATCCTTATTATGGTTATGTTGAAAAAATTCCCTGGTATAAAAAGTTTTTTACTTAG
- a CDS encoding nucleotide exchange factor GrpE, translated as MKKNVDNFAGDKVQELKDVLGGNKTVSDSSENDLSSGEALPSGDVQDFLDKIKTLEEELAKAQEMATLQKEQALRMMAEFENSKKRMQREKEEMTKYSNEKILNELFPILDNLEMTVFHGKTGKGDAKDPFIEGVAMVIKQFVSVLDKYGVEVVSGEGLPFNPHVQEAIGYEDSDCIPPGNVVTVHRKGYLLNKRLVRPASVTVAKEAGEEPTVH; from the coding sequence ATGAAAAAGAATGTCGATAATTTTGCAGGTGATAAAGTACAGGAATTAAAAGATGTTTTGGGCGGCAATAAAACCGTATCCGATTCGTCCGAAAATGATTTGAGTTCCGGCGAAGCTCTTCCCTCTGGTGATGTTCAAGACTTTTTAGACAAGATTAAAACCCTGGAAGAAGAACTGGCTAAAGCACAAGAAATGGCCACGCTTCAAAAAGAACAGGCTTTGCGGATGATGGCCGAATTTGAAAACTCCAAAAAGCGGATGCAGCGTGAAAAAGAGGAAATGACCAAATACAGTAACGAAAAAATTTTAAATGAGCTTTTTCCCATTTTGGATAATTTAGAAATGACCGTGTTTCATGGTAAAACCGGCAAGGGTGATGCCAAAGACCCTTTTATTGAAGGCGTGGCCATGGTTATTAAACAATTTGTTTCGGTATTAGATAAATACGGTGTAGAGGTGGTGAGTGGCGAAGGTCTTCCGTTTAACCCCCATGTTCAAGAAGCTATTGGTTATGAAGACTCAGACTGCATTCCTCCTGGCAATGTGGTAACTGTTCACCGAAAAGGATATTTGCTTAATAAACGTTTGGTGCGCCCAGCCAGTGTAACGGTAGCCAAAGAAGCCGGAGAAGAACCTACTGTGCATTAA